The Trachemys scripta elegans isolate TJP31775 chromosome 21, CAS_Tse_1.0, whole genome shotgun sequence genome has a segment encoding these proteins:
- the TAGLN gene encoding transgelin, translating to MANKGPSYGMSRDVQSKIEKKYDDELEERLVEWIVAQCGAGVGRPERGRLGFQVWLKNGVVLSELVNSLYPEGSKPVKIPKPPPTMVFKQMEQVAQFLKAAEDYGVVKTDIFQTVDLFEGKDIAAVQRTVMALGSLAVTKNDGHYRGDPAWFMKKAQEYKRDFSDSQLKEGKNVIGLQMGSNKGASQAGMTGYGRPRQIIS from the exons ATGGCAAACAAGGGCCCCTCCTACGGGATGAGCAGGGATGTGCAGTCCAAGATCGAGAAGAAGTATGACGATGAACTGGAAGAGCGCCTGGTGGAGTGGATTGTGGCCCAGTGCGGGGCTGGCGTGGGACGCCCTGAACGTGGCAGACTGGGGTTCCAGGTCTGGCTGAAGAATGGCGTA GTGCTGAGCGAGCTGGTGAACAGCCTGTACCCAGAAGGCTCAAAGCCTGTGAAaatccccaaacctcctcccaccATGGTCTTCAAACAGATGGAGCAGGTGGCCCAGTTCCTGAAGGCAGCTGAGGACTATGGTGTGGTGAAAACAGACATCTTCCAGACAGTCGACCTGTTTGAAG GCAAGGACATAGCGGCTGTGCAGAGAACAGTCATGGCCTTGGGCAGCCTGGCGGTCACGAAGAACGATGGACATTACCGCGGGGACCCCGCCTGGTTTATGAA GAAAGCCCAGGAGTACAAACGGGATTTCTCCGACAGCCAGCTGAAGGAAGGGAAGAATGTGATTGGCTTACAGATGGGCAGCAACAAGGGGGCCTCGCAGGCTGGCATGACAGGCTACGGGCGGCCCCGGCAGATCATCAGTTAG